The Diadema setosum chromosome 12, eeDiaSeto1, whole genome shotgun sequence genome has a segment encoding these proteins:
- the LOC140235865 gene encoding uncharacterized protein — MFAEMQNLNEVTLARCLTPSTAVDRPVLAIFSDASENAYGTCAYLRWWIGSDDDYEVRFLAGKSKVAPLKPLTIPRLELQATVLAARMYKTISKELRLQVENVILFTDSMIALQWIKSPARTFKPFVSSRVGEIQTLTDPSQWKHIPGEANEADKVSRGIPVDELENEWKQGPDFLRHHEAEWPVDKVVTDQRATNEEKRKTQSILTMTEENGPIDCKRFSSWRRLVRVTTYVFKFIQLLKARTRKGQPKEETSTLSPAELTEAEKYWVKEAQKSLLVRYNKGEFKTLSPFTDNEGVIRVGGRVQNLQTVYETKHPALLPASHYVALLITRHMHELGHHGVATTTAKIRRRFWIVQGQKLAKKVKFRCVICRRNESKTEQ; from the coding sequence ATGTTTGCTGAGATGCAGAATCTAAACGAGGTCACCCTAGCTCGATGTCTGACGCCGTCAACTGCTGTAGACAGACCAGTTTTGGCTATTTTCAGCGATGCATCTGAAAATGCATACGGTACCTGTGCTTATCTGAGATGGTGGATTGGAAGTGATGACGACTATGAAGTGAGGTTTCTAGCGGGAAAGTCAAAGGTTGCGCCACTAAAACCATTGACGATTCCTCGTCTAGAGCTACAAGCAACAGTGCTAGCAGCCAGGATGTACAAGACTATCAGTAAAGAGTTGAGACTGCAAGTGGAAAAtgtgattcttttcactgataGCATGATAGCACTACAATGGATAAAATCTCCAGCCAGAACATTCAAGCCATTTGTTTCCAGTAGAGTGGGAGAAATCCAGACTCTCACAGATCCGTCACAGTGGAAACACATACCAGGAGAAGCCAATGAAGCAGACAAGGTATCGAGAGGGATACCAGTTGACGAACTGGAGAATGAGTGGAAGCAAGGGCCTGACTTCCTACGACATCATGAGGCAGAGTGGCCAGTAGACAAAGTGGTAACAGACCAGAGAGCCACAAATGAGGAAAAACGGAAAACTCAATCCATTCTCACAATGACAGAAGAGAATGGGCCGATCGACTGCAAGAGGTTTTCCAGTTGGCGACGATTGGTGAGAGTGACTACCTATGTCTTCAAATTCATCCAACTGTTGAAGGCTAGGACTCGGAAGGGACAGCCAAAAGAGGAGACCAGTACTCTAAGCCCCGCAGAACTGACAGAAGCCGAAAAGTACTGGGTAAAAGAGGCTCAGAAAAGTCTACTCGTGAGATATAACAAGGGAGAGTTCAAAACACTGTCTCCATTCACTGACAATGAAGGAGTGATCAGAGTAGGTGGTAGAGTGCAAAACCTGCAGACAGTGTACGAGACAAAACACCCAGCACTACTGCCTGCAAGCCATTATGTTGCACTCCTGATCACACGACATATGCATGAACTTGGACATCACGGAGTAGCGACAACAACTGCCAAAATCAGGCGGAGATTTTGGATAGTTCAAGGGCAGAAACTGGCAAAGAAAGTCAAGTTCAGGTGTGTAATATGCCGGAGGAATGAGTCTAAGACGGAGCAGTAG
- the LOC140235866 gene encoding uncharacterized protein: MWIDDRKVWFRFQESQKDPASLQMLLNRMSVEMNTRIRCTAPLRSDHRTQSTVGHVARSLDKKQPDQSPTQMNSRPQSHRCWICKTSTHWVDQCRKLLEKTPQERWKYMKDNHACFSCLKRASKDHNMSTCKRRKQCPEVKNGERCKFYHHPLLHTEDEVTCSTNDNGVGVASVSSTGALLPLVIVELHGDQGKRWKGNLLLDSGSQISLIRQDLASEMQLSGVPTTITISKIGGEEESLQTQQYRVPIRELNSTNRPFLITAVGIPCISENIAVNIEELVRKFDIQPGDLNRGNGAVDLLVGIDHARLHTGEVREAGRCTARKSPVGWVIFGTTPNDAVHGHAVPHVKLAGPVDLTEFWTVETEGIQSEACYCKETGMSHQKAVEEQLIRSSARKVGKQWEIAYPWNKDPELLPDNKIQAEKVLHSTEKRLERNPEYAEAYDKQIKEMEEMGFCKKLSAQTMKEYEGPVHYISHHGVLRPEKKSTPIRIVFNSSASYHGHCLNSYWM, encoded by the coding sequence ATGTGGATCGATGACAGGAAGGTCTGGTTCCGGTTCCAAGAAAGCCAAAAGGATCCGGCATCACTACAAATGCTACTAAATCGGATGAGTGTGGAAATGAATACCAGGATCAGATGTACGGCCCCCCTTAGAAGTGATCATCGTACGCAGTCAACAGTGGGTCATGTCGCACGCTCTCTAGACAAGAAACAGCCAGACCAATCTCCAACTCAGATGAACAGTCGTCCACAGTCTCACAGATGTTGGATCTGCAAGACTTCCACTCACTGGGTTGACCAATGCAGGAAATTGTTGGAGAAGACGCCACAAGAACGATGGAAGTACATGAAAGATAACCATGCTTGCTTCAGCTGCTTGAAAAGGGCAAGTAAAGACCACAATATGTCTACTTGTAAACGCAGGAAACAATGCCCTGAGGTCAAGAATGGGGAGAGGTGCAAATTTTACCATCATCCGCTCCTGCACACAGAAGATGAAGTTACATGCAGTACCAATGACAACGGAGTTGGGGTAGCTTCAGTGAGCTCAACTGGTGCTTTACTTCCGCTTGTGATAGTGGAGCTGCACGGAGACCAGGGAAAGAGATGGAAAGGAAATCTGCTCTTGGATTCAGGGTCTCAGATCAGCTTAATTCGGCAAGACCTGGCTTCAGAGATGCAGCTTAGTGGGGTGCCGACTACAATCACAATAAGCAAGATCGGTGGAGAAGAAGAAAGCCTCCAAACACAGCAGTATAGAGTCCCCATCCGAGAGTTGAACAGTACCAATAGACCTTTCCTGATAACTGCAGTCGGAATACCATGCATCAGCGAAAATATTGCAGTTAACATAGAGGAATTGGTCAGGAAGTTTGACATACAACCTGGGGATCTAAACAGAGGGAATGGAGCTGTAGATTTGCTGGTCGGGATAGATCACGCAAGGCTTCATACCGGAGAAGTACGAGAGGCTGGACGCTGTACTGCTAGGAAATCTCCAGTTGGATGGGTCATCTTTGGAACCACACCAAATGATGCTGTACACGGTCATGCAGTACCACATGTAAAGCTTGCAGGTCCTGTAGATCTGACAGAGTTTTGGACTGTTGAAACTGAGGGTATCCAATCAGAGGCTTGTTACTGCAAGGAAACGGGTATGAGTCACCAGAAAGCTGTAGAGGAGCAGCTGATCAGATCGTCTGCTCGCAAAGTCGGGAAGCAGTGGGAGATCGCGTACCCATGGAACAAGGACCCCGAGTTACTGCCAGACAACAAGATACAAGCAGAGAAAGTTCTCCATTCTACTGAGAAAAGACTTGAGAGAAACCCAGAGTATGCAGAAGCCTATGATAAGCAGATCAAAGAGATGGAGGAGATGGGATTTTGTAAGAAACTATCTGCTCAGACAATGAAAGAGTATGAAGGACCGGTCCACTACATTTCGCACCACGGAGTATTGAGACCCGAAAAGAAGAGCACGCCTATCAGGATAGTATTTAACTCATCAGCTTCATACCACGGCCACTGTTTGAACAGCTACTGGATGTAA